A stretch of Lepisosteus oculatus isolate fLepOcu1 chromosome 11, fLepOcu1.hap2, whole genome shotgun sequence DNA encodes these proteins:
- the ppie gene encoding peptidyl-prolyl cis-trans isomerase E has product MAAAKRVLYVGGLAEEVDEKVLHAAFIPFGDITDIQIPLDYETEKHRGFAFIEFELAEDAAAAIDNMNESELFGRTIRVNIAKPMRIKEGSSRPVWSDDDWLKKFSGKTTEEAEGAEPAAEQASSETQEGEPPAKKGRVNPQVYMDIKIGNKPAGRLRFLLRADIVPMTAENFRCLCTHEKGFGFKGSSFHRIIPQFMCQGGDFTHHNGTGGKSIYGRKFDDENFILKHTGPGLLSLANSGPNSNGSQFFITCDKTDWLDGKHVVFGEVMEGMDVVRAMEAQGSKDGKPKQKVIISDCGEYV; this is encoded by the exons GTGGCCTCGCGGAGGAGGTGGACGAGAAGGTTCTGCACGCGGCGTTCATTCCCTTTGGCGACATCACCGACATCCAGATCCCTCTGGACTATGAGACAG AAAAGCACAGAGGATTTGCATTTATTGAGTTTGAGCTGGCTGAG GATGCTGCAGCCGCCATCGACAACATG AATGAGTCAGAGCTGTTTGGCCGGACCATCAGAGTGAACATCGCCAAGCCCATGAGAATCAAGGAGGGCTCCTCACGCCCAG TGTGGTCAGATGACGACTGGCTGAAGAAGTTCTCGGGAAAGACCACAGAGGAGGCTGAAGGAGCAGAGCCAGCCGCAGAGCAGGCCAGCTCAGAGACGCAGGAG GGTGAGCCACCGGCCAAGAAGGGGCGTGTCAACCCCCAGGTGTACATGGACATCAAGATCGGCAACAAGCCTGCAGGCCGCCTGCGGTTTCTGCTGCGCGCGGACATTGTGCCCATGACCGCAG AGAACTTCCGCTGCCTGTGCACCCACGAGAAGGGCTTCGGCTTCAAGGGCAGCAGCTTCCACCGCATCATCCCGCAGTTCATGTGCCAGGGCGGCGACTTCACCCACCACAACGGCACCGGCGGCAAGTCCATCTACGGGCGCAAGTTTGACGACGAGAACTTCATCCTGAAGCACACCGGGCCAG GGCTGCTGTCCCTGGCCAACTCCGGCCCCAACAGCAACGGCTCCCAGTTCTTCATCACCTGCGACAAGACGGACTGGCTGGACGGCAAGCATGTGGTGTTCGGGGAGGTGATGGAGGGCATGGATGTGGTGAGAGCTATGGAG GCTCAGGGTTCGAAGGATGGCAAGCCCAAACAGAAGGTGATCATTTCAGACTGCGGGGAATATGTGTAG